A part of Drosophila ananassae strain 14024-0371.13 chromosome 2R, ASM1763931v2, whole genome shotgun sequence genomic DNA contains:
- the LOC6493093 gene encoding NADH dehydrogenase [ubiquinone] iron-sulfur protein 3, mitochondrial, producing MAALIRNLGARAAVAALASKHVVPAVGGAALRMSTCPPTKADKPTIRKPDAVARTHLSDFGRYVAECLPKYVQKVQLTSGDELEVLIAPEGVVPVLQFLKDHHQAQFTNLVDIAGVDVPCRKHRFEVVYNLLSLRYNSRIRVKTYTDELTPLDSACEVHKAANWYEREIWDMYGVFFANHPDLRRILTDYGFEGHPQRRDFPLSGYVELRYDDEKKRVVCEPLELAQEFRKFDLSAPWEQFPNFRNANPPAEVIPPQPEKK from the exons ATGGCGGCCTTAATCAGGAATCTGGGTGCCCGGGCCGCTGTCGCTGCCCTTGCGTCCAAACATG TGGTGCCAGCTGTTGGAGGAGCTGCTCTCCGGATGTCCACCTGCCCACCGACAAAAGCCGACAAGC CTACCATCCGTAAGCCGGATGCCGTCGCCAGGACACATCTTTCGGACTTCGGTCGATATGTGGCCGAGTGCCTGCCCAAATATGTGCAGAAGGTCCAGTTGACCTCTGGAGACGAGCTGGAGGTCCTTATCGCCCCCGAAGGAGTGGTGCCCGTGCTGCAGTTCCTCAAGGATCACCACCAGGCGCAGTTTACCAACCTAGTAGACATTGCTGGCGTGGATGTGCCCTGCAGGAAGCACCGTTTCGAGGTTGTGTACAACCTCCTGTCCCTGCGCTACAACTCGCGCATCCGGGTGAAGACCTACACCGACGAACTGACCCCATTGGATTCTGCCTGCGAGGTCCACAAGGCGGCCAACTGGTACGAGCGTGAGATATGGGACATGTACGGCGTGTTCTTCGCCAACCACCCAGACTTGCGTCGCATTCTGACCGATTATGGGTTTGAGGGACATCCACAGCGTCGGGACTTCCCCCTTTCAGGCTACGTGGAGCTCCGCTACGACGACGAGAAGAAACGTGTGGTCTGCGAGCCTCTGGAGTTGGCCCAGGAGTTCAGGAAGTTTGACCTGTCGGCTCCCTGGGAGCAGTTCCCCAACTTCCGCAACGCCAATCCTCCTGCCGAGGTGATCCCCCCCCAGCCTGAAAAGAAGTAA